The genomic segment CATATTTTACTATTTTTGGAGCTCTTATAAATGTAACTTTTATATCTTTTCCTTGAAAACTTAAAATCTCCTCAAAAGAAAATACCTGTCTTCCATATGCATTTCTTTCAACATATATATCTATTAATCCCATTGTTTCTTGTTGGGGATAATTAGCTATCCCTTTAGAAACAACTATCATTCCTGCACATGTTCCAAAAATTGGAAAACCTTCTTGTGCCTTTCTTTTTAATTCTTCCCAAAGACCTGTTTTTTTCATTAATTTTGAAATTGTTGTACTTTCACCACCAGGTATTATTAAACCAGCAACGTCATTTAAGGTTTCTATAGATTTAACTCTAACGGGTGTATGTCCTATTTTTTCAATCATATTTGCATGTTCTCTAATATCTCCTTGAACAGCTAATACACCAATTTTCAATATTACCAACCTCTTTCTTGTAAATGAACATCTAATTGCTCTATTTCTAATCCTTCCATTGCTTCCCCAACATCTTCACTTATTTGCGCTAATTTTTCTGGATCATCATAATGTAATACTGCTTCAACTATTGCCTTTGCCATTCTTTTTGGATCTTTTGATTTAAATATTCCAGAACCAACAAATACTCCGTCTGAACCCAATAACATCATCAATGCTGCATCTGCTGGTGTTGCTACTCCTCCTGCTGCAAAGTTAACAACAGGCAATCTTCCTAATTTTTTAACCTCTGCAACTAAATCCACAGGAGCTCCAATTTGTTTTGCATATGTAACTAATTCTTCTTCTGGCATATTTTGAACTAATCTAATTTCATCCATAACCTGTCTCATATGTTTTACTGCCTCAACAATATTACCTGTTCCTGCTTCACCTTTTGTTCTTATCATTGCAGCACCTTCTGCAATTCTTCTTAGAGCTTCACCTAAATTTCTTGCTCCACAAACAAAAGGAACTTTGTAATCATGTTTGTTTATATGATATTTGTCATCTGCTGGTGTTAGAACCTCAGATTCATCAATAAAATCTACACCTAATGCTTCTAAAATTCTTGCTTCTGCAATGTGCCCAATTCTTACTTTTGCCATAATTGGGATTGAAACTACTTCCATAATCTCTTTTATTTTTGAAATACTTGCCATTCTTGCAACTCCTCCAGCTTTTCTAATATCTGCTGGAACTCTTTCTAAAGCCATAACAGCAACCGCACCGGCTTCTTCTGCAATCTTTGCCTGTTCAGCTGTTGTTACATCCATTATTACTCCATTTTTAAACATTTCCGCAAAACCTTTTTTTACAACCCATGTTCCTTTTTCCATTTTATATTCCTCCTTTTAATTATTCTTCCCAATATCTTTTTGAAATTACGCTTAATCTTGAAAAATCTCCTTTTTTTCTTCCAACTTTTGCACAATGTTTTCCATTAACTTCAACTATATCAGCGGTAAAATCTATTTTCTCCTTTAATAATTTTGATCCTACACCATAGCTATCAACTGGAACATCTAATGTCTCAAAAAGCTTTATTTTTTCTGCATCAAATCCACCAGAAACTAATATTTTTAAATCTTTTAAGCCATAATTATCAAAAATCTGTCTTGCTCTCCATACTAATTCAGGATTTACACCAAGAGACGATTTATCTTTTGGGACTACGCTTTTATCTCTTAAACTTCCAGAAGTATCGAATCTTACACCCCATATTTTATTTTTACCGGAACCTATAACAATTGAAGGATCACTTTCCCCAAGTTTAAATTTTTTACCTGTTATATATTCATAAAATCTATTTATTAATTTTAATGTTGTTCCTATAACATCATTATCCCAATCTACAAGAACTATTCTATTTACATTAGCGTCTATATGCTTATCAAATGCAATAGCTGCTTTTGTGGTATCTCCGTTATAAGAAGCTATTAGTGCATGAGGAATTGTCCCCATTGATTCAACACCCCAATAATCTGCATTAGCATCTGTTGATACGCCAAAAGCTCCTGCTTTTAAAGCTGCATATCCATCAGTAGCTTGAACCCAAAAATGATCAAATCTTGCACTAAAGAATAATATTGGTTTTCCATTTGCTACCTCAACTACTTTCTTTACAGATGTTGCTGTAGAAGTTGCCCTTGCTAAAACACCTAATAATATTGTTTCTAAATAACCAAAATATGATGGGTCACCTTCTATTGTAAGAATTGGTTCCATATTTTTTGCTTCATCACCATCATATAAAGCTTTTACTTCGATTTCATCCCATTTATCAACCCATAAATCATTCAATATCATTCTTAAATCCCATTTTTGCGCTGTTATTTTAAGTAATTCATCTTTATCCATATTATGCGCAGCATTTTGAAGTGCTTTTTCCAAATTTAAAATTTGATTAAATAAATCATTTGCCTTTTCTTCATCTTTATAATATCCTGTTCCAAATCTTAAAATAGCAAGGGCTTCATCTATTCCAACCACTAC from the Marinitoga hydrogenitolerans DSM 16785 genome contains:
- the pdxT gene encoding pyridoxal 5'-phosphate synthase glutaminase subunit PdxT — translated: MKIGVLAVQGDIREHANMIEKIGHTPVRVKSIETLNDVAGLIIPGGESTTISKLMKKTGLWEELKRKAQEGFPIFGTCAGMIVVSKGIANYPQQETMGLIDIYVERNAYGRQVFSFEEILSFQGKDIKVTFIRAPKIVKYGENIERLIEFKDAPVLVRQDNILVASFHPEIEDDPSVHQYFIEQMVAKKQVK
- the pdxS gene encoding pyridoxal 5'-phosphate synthase lyase subunit PdxS — its product is MEKGTWVVKKGFAEMFKNGVIMDVTTAEQAKIAEEAGAVAVMALERVPADIRKAGGVARMASISKIKEIMEVVSIPIMAKVRIGHIAEARILEALGVDFIDESEVLTPADDKYHINKHDYKVPFVCGARNLGEALRRIAEGAAMIRTKGEAGTGNIVEAVKHMRQVMDEIRLVQNMPEEELVTYAKQIGAPVDLVAEVKKLGRLPVVNFAAGGVATPADAALMMLLGSDGVFVGSGIFKSKDPKRMAKAIVEAVLHYDDPEKLAQISEDVGEAMEGLEIEQLDVHLQERGW
- a CDS encoding nicotinate phosphoribosyltransferase; this encodes MSKRLHPKIFKVPIDRIRMGYYSDKYFTRYVEVLKKDNKHVNVLYQYFPRKDCVVVGIDEALAILRFGTGYYKDEEKANDLFNQILNLEKALQNAAHNMDKDELLKITAQKWDLRMILNDLWVDKWDEIEVKALYDGDEAKNMEPILTIEGDPSYFGYLETILLGVLARATSTATSVKKVVEVANGKPILFFSARFDHFWVQATDGYAALKAGAFGVSTDANADYWGVESMGTIPHALIASYNGDTTKAAIAFDKHIDANVNRIVLVDWDNDVIGTTLKLINRFYEYITGKKFKLGESDPSIVIGSGKNKIWGVRFDTSGSLRDKSVVPKDKSSLGVNPELVWRARQIFDNYGLKDLKILVSGGFDAEKIKLFETLDVPVDSYGVGSKLLKEKIDFTADIVEVNGKHCAKVGRKKGDFSRLSVISKRYWEE